From a single Rutidosis leptorrhynchoides isolate AG116_Rl617_1_P2 chromosome 5, CSIRO_AGI_Rlap_v1, whole genome shotgun sequence genomic region:
- the LOC139846829 gene encoding uncharacterized protein — translation MAYSSFIVICTLALIAGAVLAQSPMAAPMVSPSASPMKSPMASPPAPMMKSPSNAPTATSPSISSSPTGSPTPAPSSASLNRVTVAGSFAVVALAAAFVL, via the coding sequence ATGGCCTACTCAAGCTTCATCGTGATCTGTACACTTGCATTGATCGCCGGAGCTGTTTTAGCTCAGTCACCAATGGCCGCACCAATGGTTTCTCCAAGTGCCTCACCAATGAAATCACCAATGGCATCACCACCGGCACCTATGATGAAATCGCCATCGAATGCTCCAACCGCTACATCGCCGTCGATTTCGTCATCTCCTACTGGTTCACCTACGCCGGCACCATCGTCTGCTAGCTTGAACAGAGTCACCGTTGCCGGATCTTTTGCCGTGGTTGCTTTAGCCGCTGCTTTTGTTCTGTAG